The following coding sequences lie in one Arachis ipaensis cultivar K30076 chromosome B03, Araip1.1, whole genome shotgun sequence genomic window:
- the LOC110269572 gene encoding uncharacterized protein LOC110269572, which translates to MAARSSTSFRSRALSQGRLLLCSHGEKPVLRISGTKKNPGRRFWGCVYFEVQEGYNFFRWADPETEVEHSEIARIRKKLSMMKSRTKAAEWKLKFVAVLGFFGWVGFVCLLLQSWSKATQQCLIPLNLV; encoded by the exons ATGGCCGCACGAAGCTCAACCTCGTTTCGAAGCAGGGCTTTGTCACAAGGTAGGCTACTACTTTGTTCCCATGGTGAGAAGCCGGTGTTGCGAATCTCGGGGACCAAGAAGAACCCAGGTCGCAGATTTTGGGGTTGTGTCTACTTTGAG GTGCAAGAAGGCTACAATTTCTTTCGTTGGGCAGATCCAGAGACAGAGGTGGAACATTCAGAAATTGCTAGAATAAGGAAGAAGCTTTCGATGATGAAATCAAGAACCAAAGCGGCAGAGTGGAAGCTGAAGTTCGTTGcagttttaggattttttgggtgGGTTGGGTTTGTATGTTTGCTGTTGCAGAGTTGGTCTAAAGCAACGCAACAGTGTCTAATTCCATTGAACCTAGTATGA
- the LOC107629701 gene encoding actin-related protein 7 → MEAAVVDVGTKLLKAGFAIPDQSPAMIIPTQMKRVLDDGGSVSDDNSVADSVTVDPVVRGFIRDWDAVEDLLHHVLYTGLGWEIGNEGQILFTDPLCTPKANKEQLVQLMFETFNISGFYASEQAVLSLYAVGRISGCTVDIGHGKIDIAPVIEGAVHHIASRRFEFGGTDLTNFLAQELGKSNPQVNISLSDVERIKEQYSCAAEDELAYQKTVSCPVEKHTLPDGQVITIGRERYTIGEALFQPSLLGLEAHGIVEQLVRAVSTVSPDNHRQLLENTVVCGGTASMTGFEDRFQKECSLSSSAIQPALVKPPEYMPENLTQYSAWVGGAILAKVVFPQNQHITKGDYDETGPSIVHRKCF, encoded by the exons ATGGAAGCTGCCGTGGTTGACGTCGGGACTAAGCTCCTCAAAGCTGGTTTCGCAATTCCTGATCAGTCTCCTGCCATG ATAATTCCCACTCAGATGAAAAGAGTGCTTGATGATGGTGGGTCTGTGAGTGACGATAATTCAGTAGCTGATAGTGTTACTGTTGATCCAGTGGTGCGAGGGTTTATCAGAGATTGGGACGCCGTTGAGGATTTATTGCATCATGTCTTGTATACTGGCCTTGGATGGGAAATTGGCAATGAAGGACAGATATTATTCACAGATCCACTTTGTACCCCCAAG GCCAACAAGGAACAGCTAGTGCAATTAATGTTTGAAACATTCAACATATCAGGGTTTTATGCCTCAGAACAAGCAGTTTTATCACTGTATGCTGTGGGACGTATCTCAGGGTGCACAGTTGATATTGGACATGGAAAAATAG ATATTGCGCCAGTAATCGAGGGTGCTGTCCACCACATTGCATCGAGAAGATTTGAGTTTGGAGGTACTGATCTAACTAATTTCTTGGCACAAGAACTTGGGAAATCCAATCCACAAGTAAATATCAGCTTGTCTGATGTGGAGAGAATAAAAGAGCAATACTCATGTGCTGCTGAAGATGAATTAGCTTATCAAAAGACTGTTTCATGTCCTGTGGAGAAACATACACTTCCTGATGGACAG GTCATAACAATTGGGAGGGAAAGATATACTATTGGCGAAGCTTTGTTCCAACCAAGTCTGTTGGGTTTGGAGGCTCATGGCATTGTTGAGCAGCTTGTCCGTGCTGTTTCAACAGTGTCACCTGATAATCATCGGCAGCTGCTGGAAAATACTGTGGTTTGTGGGGGCACTGCTTCTATGACCG GTTTTGAAGATAGATTTCAGAAGGAATGTAGCTTAAGTTCGTCTGCCATTCAACCTGCTCTGGTTAAG CCTCCAGAGTACATGCCAGAGAACTTAACCCAATATTCTGCATGGGTGGGAGGTGCCATACTTGCCAAAGTAGTTTTCCCTCAAAATCAACATATAACCAAGGGAGATTATGATGAAACTGGACCTTCCATTGTTCACCGGAAATGCTTCTGA
- the LOC107634191 gene encoding cytokinin riboside 5'-monophosphate phosphoribohydrolase LOG1 isoform X2: MMEGEGKVPEEEIKQKGRFQRICVFCGSRPGYKSAFGDAALELGKLLVEKKIDLVYGGGRLGLMGLISETVLTGGGHVLGVIPKALLHHEISGETFGEVKTVANMHERKSIMAKHADAFIALPGGYGTMEELLEVIAWSQLGIHDKPVGLLNVDGYFNSLLTLFDKGVEEGFIDDSARHIVVIGDTSEELIKKMEEYVPVHPKVAPKQSWGEDQFLGPTENGELRS, encoded by the exons ATGATGGAAGGGGAAGGAAAGGTGCCAGAAGAAGAAATAAAGCAGAAAGGAAGGTTCCAAAGAATATGTGTCTTCTGTGGTAGTAGACCTGGATACAAATCTGCATTTGGTGATGCTGCTCTTGAGCTTGGTAAATTGCTG GTTGAAAAGAAGATTGATTTGGTTTATGGTGGAGGAAGATTAGGACTAATGGGTTTGATCTCTGAAACAGTTCTAACGGGAGGTGGCCATGTTCTTGG AGTGATTCCTAAAGCTCTACTGCATCATGAG ATATCCGGAGAAACCTTTGGAGAAGTGAAAACAGTTGCAAATATGCATGAAAGGAAGTCAATAATGGCTAAACATGCTGATGCATTCATAGCTCTTCCTG GAGGCTATGGAACAATGGAAGAGTTGCTAGAGGTTATAGCTTGGTCCCAATTAGGAATACATGATAAACCA GTGGGGTTGCTGAATGTAGATGGGTATTTCAATAGCTTACTAACCTTATTTGATAAGGGGGTTGAAGAAGGTTTCATAGATGACTCTGCAAGGCATATAGTGGTCATAGGAGACACATCAGAAGAATTAATAAAGAAAATGGAG gAGTATGTTCCTGTGCATCCCAAGGTTGCACCAAAGCAAAGTTGGGGAGAGGACCAATTTTTAGGGCCTACTGAAAATGGAGAACTTAGATCTTAA
- the LOC107634191 gene encoding cytokinin riboside 5'-monophosphate phosphoribohydrolase LOG1 isoform X1, with translation MMEGEGKVPEEEIKQKGRFQRICVFCGSRPGYKSAFGDAALELGKLLVEKKIDLVYGGGRLGLMGLISETVLTGGGHVLGVIPKALLHHEISGETFGEVKTVANMHERKSIMAKHADAFIALPVVYCSGGYGTMEELLEVIAWSQLGIHDKPVGLLNVDGYFNSLLTLFDKGVEEGFIDDSARHIVVIGDTSEELIKKMEEYVPVHPKVAPKQSWGEDQFLGPTENGELRS, from the exons ATGATGGAAGGGGAAGGAAAGGTGCCAGAAGAAGAAATAAAGCAGAAAGGAAGGTTCCAAAGAATATGTGTCTTCTGTGGTAGTAGACCTGGATACAAATCTGCATTTGGTGATGCTGCTCTTGAGCTTGGTAAATTGCTG GTTGAAAAGAAGATTGATTTGGTTTATGGTGGAGGAAGATTAGGACTAATGGGTTTGATCTCTGAAACAGTTCTAACGGGAGGTGGCCATGTTCTTGG AGTGATTCCTAAAGCTCTACTGCATCATGAG ATATCCGGAGAAACCTTTGGAGAAGTGAAAACAGTTGCAAATATGCATGAAAGGAAGTCAATAATGGCTAAACATGCTGATGCATTCATAGCTCTTCCTG TTGTATATTGTTCAGGAGGCTATGGAACAATGGAAGAGTTGCTAGAGGTTATAGCTTGGTCCCAATTAGGAATACATGATAAACCA GTGGGGTTGCTGAATGTAGATGGGTATTTCAATAGCTTACTAACCTTATTTGATAAGGGGGTTGAAGAAGGTTTCATAGATGACTCTGCAAGGCATATAGTGGTCATAGGAGACACATCAGAAGAATTAATAAAGAAAATGGAG gAGTATGTTCCTGTGCATCCCAAGGTTGCACCAAAGCAAAGTTGGGGAGAGGACCAATTTTTAGGGCCTACTGAAAATGGAGAACTTAGATCTTAA